The Ramlibacter sp. PS4R-6 nucleotide sequence GCAATGCCTTCGTCGACGACCCCATCACGCTTGCGGGCCTGACCTTCCCTAATCGCGTCGGCCTCGCCGCGGGCCTGGACAAGAACGCGCGCTGCATCGACGGGCTGGGCGGCATCGGCTTCGGCTTCATCGAAGTGGGCACCGTCACGCCCAAGCCGCAGCCCGGCAACGCGAAGCCGCGCATGTTCCGCCTGCCGCAGGCCAACGCGCTGATCAACCGCCTGGGCTTCAACAACGACGGGCTTGCCGCGTTCGTCTCGAACGTCAAGCGCTCGTCCTTCCGCAGCAAGGGCCGCATCCTGGGGCTGAACATCGGCAAGAACGCCGCGACGCCCATCGAGGACGCAACCAGCGACTACCTCACCTGCCTCGAAGGCGTCTACCCGCACGCCGACTACGTCACGGTGAACATCTCCAGCCCCAATACCGCCAACCTGCGCTCGCTGCAGTCCGACGAAGCCCTCGATGCGTTGCTCGGCGCGGTCGCCGCCCGGCGAGCGGCGCTGGCCAAGTCACAAGGGCGCTGGGTGCCGATCTTCGTCAAGATCGCCCCGGACCTCGACGAAACCCAGGTCGGCGTGATCGCGGCGACGCTCAAGCGCCACGGCATGGACGGCGTCATCGCCACCAACACCACCATCGCGCGCGATGCGGTCAAGGGCCTGCCCCATGCCGAGGAAGCCGGCGGCCTGAGCGGCGCGCCCGTGCGCGACGCGAGCAACCGCGTCATCGCGCAATT carries:
- a CDS encoding quinone-dependent dihydroorotate dehydrogenase encodes the protein MSLLPYSLARPFLFGLDPEVAHELTLHSLAMVQGTPLKWAYSNAFVDDPITLAGLTFPNRVGLAAGLDKNARCIDGLGGIGFGFIEVGTVTPKPQPGNAKPRMFRLPQANALINRLGFNNDGLAAFVSNVKRSSFRSKGRILGLNIGKNAATPIEDATSDYLTCLEGVYPHADYVTVNISSPNTANLRSLQSDEALDALLGAVAARRAALAKSQGRWVPIFVKIAPDLDETQVGVIAATLKRHGMDGVIATNTTIARDAVKGLPHAEEAGGLSGAPVRDASNRVIAQLRAALGKGFPIIGVGGVMSAKDAVSKIEAGADVVQIYTGLIYRGPDLVNEVARALKGRQKA